A region from the Brassica napus cultivar Da-Ae chromosome C8, Da-Ae, whole genome shotgun sequence genome encodes:
- the LOC106427363 gene encoding transcription initiation factor IIA subunit 2-like: protein MATFELYRRSTIGMCLTETLDEMVQSGTLSPELAIQVLVQFDKSMTEALESQVKTKVSIKGHLHTYRFCDNVWTFILQDAMFKIDDRQENVSRVKIVACDSKLLTQ, encoded by the exons ATGGCGACGTTTGAGCTATACAGGAGATCGACGATAGGGATGTGTTTGACGGAGACTTTGGACGAGATGGTTCAGAGCGGTACCTTGAGCCCTGAGCTAGCTATCCAAGTCCTTGTTCAGTTTGACAAG TCCATGACTGAAGCTCTGGAGAGCCAAGTGAAGACCAAGGTGTCTATCAAG GGGCACCTGCACACCTACAGGTTCTGTGACAACGTCTGGACCTTTATATTACAGGACGCAATGTTCAAGATTGACGACCGTCAAGAGAACGTGAGCCGGGTCAAGATAGTGGCATGTGACTCTAAGCTACTCACGCAGTGA